GCGATAAACGGGACTGGCGCTTCGAAATGTATATCAACCTGGATGCTGTTAACAACGACAACCAGGTGATCACGCTCTCCGGCACGTATAGCCCGTGGCACGATGATGTTGAACCAATGGCGCCCAAACCACCCGGAGATGCTGCAGCCATCAGCGCCATGTTACAATTAACAGAAACCATCCCATGAATAAATCACTCTCCCACCACGTCTACAACGACCGTTCTTTCGCAGAACAGTACGCCCAAAACATCACCAACAACCCCTGGAACGCCGGCTACGAACGCCCCGCGTCCTTATCACTGCTACCCGATAACCTAAACGGCCTGCATATACTCGACGCCGGCTGCGGACCGGGCATAACGACGAAGGAGTTTCTCGAAAAACAAGCTACCGTCACCGCCATCGATTACAGCGATGCCATGGTCAGCCTGGCACAGGAAAACACAGGCGGCCGGGCGCACATCGTTCAACATGACTTGAACGAACCGCTTAGCATGTTCGCTAACGAAAGCTTCGATGTCATATACAGCTCCCTGGTGATTCACTACATCGATGACTTAAAGGCACTGTTTGCCGAATTCCGACGGGTATTACGCAAAGGCGGCCTGCTCATCTTTTCCACCGATCATCCGGATAACCCATTCGTCAAAGCGCAACTTGCCGCCGGCATCCGCCAGTCGTCCGTGCCGTGGGATGGCTACAATATCCACATGGATGTTTATCACCGGTCGTGGAGCGAGATTGAAAGCGCATTAACAAATAACGGTTTTTCGGTGAACAGTCAACTGTCGCCACATCCGTTACCTTTTGTGAAGGACATGTACCCCAACGTGTATGAAACCTTATCCACGGTCCCACACTTCATTTGTATAAGGGCGGTAGTGCTTTAACTATGGATTAGCAGTAGCATCGTAGTAGAATTACAGTAGAATCGCCATGCATTTGCATAGCTGTTTCGGGCCCCGCGCCTGCATAGTAGTAACAGTCCGTATAGCTATCCAAAACCCGGTATAGCTATTCCAGGACGAAAAAATCACCCTTAGAAAAGCGACAATTGCGACAATTTGCGACAATTGCGACACTTTGCGACAAAAAACGACAAGTGATTTTTTTGTCTCCCTACCCCCTCCTACCTTTGCCAATAACCAATATCTACCACATATGAAAAACCGGCAAATCGACCAGTTACTGGAAGGACATACCGTTATTCGTACAGCTAACGGTCTAAAAATAAGGCGTAAGCCAGGCCCCAAAAGGGAACAGGTACTGAAAAGTGCAGCCTTCGCAGGCACGCGCAGAAGCCTGGCAGATTTTCTTCAGGCAAGCCGCCATGGCAAAGTACTACGCCAGGCGTTACACGAAGTTATTCAGCCCGTAAAAGACAAGGGCATGCACAACCGGCTCACGAGCCAGCTTTACAAGGTCGTTTCGTCAGGACAGGGCGCTATCGACCAGCTGCGGCGGTTTGAGTTTGGTGGTGTTCGTCATACGTTGGGTAATACGTTCCGCTCGAATTACAGTACGCATATTGATGTGGCTAACCGGTGCGCCTGGGTCGACATCCCGGCGTTTAAGCCGAAGACGCAGCTGCGCGGCGCAGGCGGGGCTACGCATGTAAGGTTTCGGATGGTATTTGCCATGATTGATTTTGATGCGGGAACGGTGGTGCGTAAAAGTGTGATTTCAGCGCCGGTGCCGATAAATAATAAGTTGACAGAGCGGCAACGGCTGCAGGTGCAACTACCAGAAGGCACGATGGGTAATGGATACCTGGCATTTAGCATCGGATTCTTCGATGGTGAGGTGGAACTGCGCGGCGGGGCGGCGGTGATGGCGGAAGTGGCGGAAGCGCCGGCGATGGCTGAAGAAACAACGCGCGTCATACCAGCAGCTCAAAAAGTCCCCCCACGCAGGCAGCAACAAGCATGGCGCATTCCCCGCATCGCCATTACCTTTAAACGCCCACATCGGAGGCTGGCACGACAACGCATACACCGGGGTTGTATGCAAACAGCTGCAGGATAGCCGTGCCTGGAGGATGACGCGCACGAAAATTCATATTGACTTTCAAATAGCATTGTTTATATTTGCAACAATGTTGTAAATTACAGCATTCATTTATCGGCGCATGAACATGAAGATGAATACCGGGCACAAACCGTCAATGACTGCTGCAGGTTGCTTTTACAGGAGCGTGGCAGGAAAAGAATTTCTTTCTACCTTTATCTGCAATGCACAACCAGTTAATGTTCCAGGCACCTCATGGCAGCCTGTCCAACTTAAACAGGCGTACAACTTTGCAGCTTGAATAACCAGGATCTAAATAAAGAAAAAGCACTGCTGCAACAACTGGCAACAGGTGATGAGTATGCATTTCGCAGCATCTGCGAAACGTACACGCCGCTGCTTTATACGACGATCTTCCGTTTTACAAGCGAAAAATGGATCGCTGAAGAAATCATCCAGGACACCTTTTTAAAGGTATGGACTAAAAGGCAGGAGCTCGCAGAGATGGCCAACTTCAAGGGCTGGCTCTACACCGTGGCGAGCAACATGACGCTGAATGCACTTAAAAAGATGCGCCGCGAACAACAGGAGCTGGATCGCTGGCTTACTTTTAATGCGGCGGATATTGCGAAAAACGACTTAACACCGCAGGAAAAAGAAAGCTACCTGCAACTGCTCGCCGCCGCTGTAGAACGGCTCCCTCCCCGGCAGCGGGAAACGTACCGGCTTATCAAAGAGCAGCATCTAAAAAGAAACGAGGCCGCTCGTATCATGGGTGTTTCGCCCGAAACGGTGAAGTGGAACCTGGAAGAAGCGGTGCGTAACATCCGTACGTATTGCCTGTCAAAACTGCCTGTAGTACTCACTTTACTGCTGATCGACTGATCCCGGAAAAAAATTTTCCGTTTCCGCCCCCCAAACGCACCATCCGGTTGTTTTACTGATAACACTCCTTAATCTTTAATCGTCTATGCCCAACCTGGCCGACATACAAGCAATTTTCGACCGCTGCATGCAGGGTACTGCCACGCAGGCGGAACGTGACCTGTTGCACGACTGGATGGAGGAGCCGCAGAACGAAGCGGCGGCGATAAAGCTTTGGGAAGATGCGTTTGCAGCATCTGACGGCAGTTTGCAAATGGATGCACAAAGCAGGGAGCAGATGGTAACGACGATCCTCCGCAGCCAGCCGGCGCGGGTGAAACGACTGAACCCATGGCTTAAATATGCGGCGGCTATCGTGGTGTTGATCGCGGCAGCGGGTTATTTATGGCTATCCCGGCAACAACCGGCAACGCAGGTGGCGAAACAGTTGTCCCTGGAAGATATTACTCCCGGCAGAACGGGAGCGATACTGACACTGGCAGATGGCAGCACCATTTCGCTGGACTCATCCGCCAATGGTATTATCGCCCGGCAGAACGGAACGAATGTATCGCTGCAGAACGGGCAGCTGTCGTACAACGCCGGTGAAGCTACTACGCAAACGGTGGCATACAATACGATGACGACGCCGAAAGGCATGCAATACAGCCTGGTGCTGCCAGATGGTAGTAAAGTATGGCTGAATGCAGCGAGTTCACTCACCTACCCTACGTTGTTTAACGGCAAAGAACGTCGCGTTGAAATAAAGGGAGAAGCGTATTTCGAGATCGCCCCGAATGCCACGCAGCCGTTCTTTGTAAACATAAAAAATAAGGCAGAGATACAGGTGCTGGGCACCAGTTTCAACGTAAACGCCTATGACGATGAACCGGCGATCAACACCACGCTCGTCACCGGCAAAGTACGCATACACGCAGGAGCGCAGGCCACCCTCGCACCCGGGCAGGAAGCACGTATTACCGCAGGAGCATCTTCTATCGCGGTGAAGCCTGGCGCTGATATAGATAAGGCCCTGGCCTGGAAGAACGGGGTGTTCGACTTTAACGGGGCCAAACTTGAAGAGGTGATGAAACAACTGTCGCGGTGGTACGATATTGATGTGGTGTACGAACAGGGTATTCCGGACAAGGAGTTTTTCGGTAAGATGAGCCGCGACGTTACACTGGCCGGCCTGTTACGGGGATTGGAAGATGCGGAGGTACACTTCCGGCTGGAAGCTGGCAGGCGACTGGTGGTGCTGCGATAACGATTCATTTATTCACTTAAACATTACCAGCAAAAACTACACAGATCAACCATTTTCATCCTTGCCAATGCGGCGAATGCGCCACCCAAACTTATGTTTGCTCCATAAAAAAACCGGAAGTGTTTGCACCACTCCCGGCTAATGTTTTGGATCGAACATAAAGGCTGACAACCATTTTTTCAAACCAAAATTGCACCTAATTTATGCAAAAAGTTGCTAACTGCAGCATCTTGTGGTATGCCATGCCCGACCGACGGCATGTAAGGCATTTTACAAAGGCTTTCGCACACCACCTGCTATCCGCCATCTTTTCTGTACCAACAGGCAAAATGCCGAAGATTATGAGACTATTCAGTATTTTAATGTTTACCGCCGCTATGGCTGTTTCGGGCAAACCATCCGCGCAAACAATAACTTATACGGGCAAAAATGTGCCGCTAAAACAGGTGTTCACGGCCATCGAAAAACAAACCGGCTTCCTCGTATTCGCCAGCCGCGACGTGTTGGCCGATGCCACAACGGTTAGCATAGCGGTAAAAAATATGCCGCTGCAAACATTCCTGGATGAGGTACTGAAAAACCAGCCATTGAGGGCGCGCATGGAGGGTAAAACGATCTTCCTGTCGCGTAAAGCGACGGCCAGTACAAGCCCTGCTCCACCACAGGCATCACCATTGCGTGTACGGGTAATGGGCGCAACGGGAAACGCGCTCAGTGGCGCTACGATATTCAATAAACGAACTAAAAACTCGGGCATTACGAACGCAGAAGGTATTGCCGACATCAAAGCCAATGCGGGCGATGTGCTGCTGATTTCTTTTGTAGGCTATGTTACACAGGAAGTGACTGTCAAAGACGCCACTGCGCCCCTATACATTTCCCTGAATGCATCCAACAGCAAACTGGATGAGGTGCAGATCATTGCTTACGGCACTACCTCCAAAAGACTGAATACGGGCGCGGTAACGACGGTAAAAGCAGAGGACATAGAGAAACAACCGGTATCCAACCCGATCATCGCACTGGCAGGCCGCGTGCCCGGGCTGGCGATTCAGCAGACAACAGGGGCACCAGGTGCAGCGGTACGTTTCAATATTCGTGGGGTGAATAGTATCAGCGGTGTGAATGACCCGTTTATCATCATCGATGGCGTACCGTTTTCGTCCACCAATATCAGCATGAACAGGGGCAGCACACTGGGTGCATTCGGCGGTGCCAGCCCGCTGGATGCGATTAACCCCGCCGACATTGCGAGCATTGAAGTATTGAAAGATGCGGATGCTACGGCTATCTATGGCAGCCGCGGTGCAAACGGGGTGATCCTCATCACGACCAAGAAAGGTAAATCAGGTAAAACGGGATTGAATGTAAACGTTTACCATGGCCTGGGAAAGGTGGGCAAACAGATGGAGATGCTCAGCACCCGCC
This genomic interval from Chitinophaga horti contains the following:
- a CDS encoding class I SAM-dependent methyltransferase, translated to MNKSLSHHVYNDRSFAEQYAQNITNNPWNAGYERPASLSLLPDNLNGLHILDAGCGPGITTKEFLEKQATVTAIDYSDAMVSLAQENTGGRAHIVQHDLNEPLSMFANESFDVIYSSLVIHYIDDLKALFAEFRRVLRKGGLLIFSTDHPDNPFVKAQLAAGIRQSSVPWDGYNIHMDVYHRSWSEIESALTNNGFSVNSQLSPHPLPFVKDMYPNVYETLSTVPHFICIRAVVL
- a CDS encoding RNA polymerase sigma factor encodes the protein MNNQDLNKEKALLQQLATGDEYAFRSICETYTPLLYTTIFRFTSEKWIAEEIIQDTFLKVWTKRQELAEMANFKGWLYTVASNMTLNALKKMRREQQELDRWLTFNAADIAKNDLTPQEKESYLQLLAAAVERLPPRQRETYRLIKEQHLKRNEAARIMGVSPETVKWNLEEAVRNIRTYCLSKLPVVLTLLLID
- a CDS encoding FecR family protein; translation: MPNLADIQAIFDRCMQGTATQAERDLLHDWMEEPQNEAAAIKLWEDAFAASDGSLQMDAQSREQMVTTILRSQPARVKRLNPWLKYAAAIVVLIAAAGYLWLSRQQPATQVAKQLSLEDITPGRTGAILTLADGSTISLDSSANGIIARQNGTNVSLQNGQLSYNAGEATTQTVAYNTMTTPKGMQYSLVLPDGSKVWLNAASSLTYPTLFNGKERRVEIKGEAYFEIAPNATQPFFVNIKNKAEIQVLGTSFNVNAYDDEPAINTTLVTGKVRIHAGAQATLAPGQEARITAGASSIAVKPGADIDKALAWKNGVFDFNGAKLEEVMKQLSRWYDIDVVYEQGIPDKEFFGKMSRDVTLAGLLRGLEDAEVHFRLEAGRRLVVLR